The Nocardia vinacea genome contains the following window.
TGACGACGGTGGTGACCTCGGAGAGGTTGTCCAGATTCACCAGGCCGGTGATCAATGCCAGCGCGACCACGATGGCCGCACCGGCCACGATGCCGAGGATCGGCCCGGCGGCGTTGCGCGGCAACGGGTTGGGCACATGCCTGCCCGCGGTACCGAGGTTGCGCCGGAACACCACGTACTGCGTCAGCCCCAGCGCCATGCCGACGGCGGCCGCACCGAAACCGTAGTGAAAGCCCCAATTCCGTTGCAGCAGACCGGTGAGCAGCGGACCGACGAACGCACCGAGGTTGATGCCCAGATAGAACAGCGTGAAGCCGCCGTCGAAGCGCGGATCACCCGGCCGGTAGAGGGTGCCGAGCAGCGAGGACGCATTGGCCTTCAGTCCGCCGCTGCCGAGCGCGACCAGCACCAGGCCAACTCCGACACCACTCAGTCCGGGCAGAATCGCCAGCGCGATATGCCCGGCCACCACCACGACGCCGCCGTAGAAGACGGTGCGCTCCATGCCGATCAACCGGTCTGCGATCCACCCGCCGAGCACCGTGGACAGATACACCAGCCCGCCGTACGCGCCGACGATCCCGACGCCGGTGCTCTGCGATAGACCAAGTCCGCCCTCGGTCGTCGAGTAATAGAGGTAGTACCCGAGGATGGTGAGCATTCCGTAGAACGAGAAGCGCTCCCAGAGTTCGACTCCGAAGAGGTTGGCCAACCCGATGGGATGACCGAACAGGCTCGGCTCCCGAACCGGTTGCTCCGCCATTGCTGCGTCGGACATGCTCAGACCATCCCATATAGGCAGGGAATTCCCGGCATCCTGAACAAAGTTTCCCTGCTCAAGGCCTATATACCTGGGCATGCCAGAGCGGCCGCAGGAGCAATCCACCAACCGGCACGTCCATCTTGGAAATACTGCTTCAGTGCGCCTCGCCAGCGAATTCGAGGCAACGTCGAATATTCGTCGACCGCGATCGGTGACGCACAGCACTCGACAAGAAAACCGGAGAATTCCCCGGTAAAGTTCGCCTCGCTGGACGGGGAAACCTCGTTTGTTGGCTGGACGGGGGAACCTGATGAAGCGCTCGAGCGCCCATGCGGCGCTGCTGCTCGCCGTGATCGGCGCGCTGGTGTCGCTGCTCGGCACCGGGTGCGCGTCGGTATCCGCGGTGGACGCCGAGCCCGTCGTCGGCGCGCTGCAGGAACCTCCGCTGACGGCCAATACGCTGCACGCCGAGCTGCGCCTGCCCCTGCTGCGGTGTCAGCTGCCGGCGATCGAGATGAGCGCGGCGGGCCAGCGGCAATTCGTGCAGACCGAGCTGGACTGCCTGACCAAGGCCTGGGATCCTGCCCTGCGCGCCGCGGGTATGAGCCTCGCGCCGCTGCAACTCGTCGTGGTCGACAACGTGACGACCGGCTGCTCGAAACAGGTCCAGTCCACGGATCCCGCGTTCTATTGCGGCGGCAATGTGTACTGGCCGACCGACGATCCGATCCATCGGGGTTGGGGTTCGCAACTCGGGCAGTACCTGATGTTCGTAGTGATGCACGAATACGGCCACCACCTGCAGTCCTCCACCGGCATCCTGCGTAGCGCCGATCGGGATATCGATACCGCGGGCGAGAAGTCGCCGCTCGGACTGGAACTCAGCCGACGCATCGAACTCCAGGCCCAGTGCCTGGCCGGAGTGATGCTGGCGGCAGCGCAGGCCGGCGGCATGCTGACCCCGGCCGAGGCCGTGGATCTGATCGATATCCAATCCGATACCGAGGAGGATCCGACCCATGGCACCGGCGTGAACAGCCGACGCTGGGTCGAAGCCGGTTACCGCGGCGCTTCGACGTCATCGTGCAATACCTGGGCTGCCGCGCTCGACGAGGTGGAGTGACCAGCCTCAGGCTATGGACAGGGCGATGCCGTCGAGGATGTCGTGTTCGCTGACGATGAGGGCGGAAATGTCGGCGCGGCGGGACAGTTCGTAGGCGAGTACCTCGGTGATGACGGCGCCGCCGCCGATCACATCGACGCGGCCGGGATGCATGGGACCGAGTGCGGCGCGTTCGTCGTGGTTCATGCCGATCAGGCGATCGCAGACCTCGCGTACCTGGTCCAGGGTGAGGCTGGTGAGATGGACTCGCGCCGAATCGTATTCGGGCAGATCGAGGGCGACGGCGGCGATCGTGGTCATGGTGCCCGCAACGCCGACCCAGGTGTGCGCGCCGTCGACGGGAACCTTGGCGAAGGCCTCATCCAGTCGTTCGGTGGCGAATTCCCGTGCGGCGGCGACCTGTTCGGCGGTCGGCGGATTGCCGGGCAGGCACCGTTCGGTAATGCGGACGCAGCCGATATCGGCGGAGAATGCGGCCCGCACACCATTGCTGTCGCCGACGACTAGTTCGGTGGAACCGCCGCCGAGATCGACGACAACGAAAGGCCCTGCCTCGCTGGCCAATTCGCCGACCGCACCGGCGAAGGACAGCCGCGCCTCCTCGTCACCGGTGATCACCTCGGCCTCCGCACCCGCCAC
Protein-coding sequences here:
- a CDS encoding neutral zinc metallopeptidase → MKRSSAHAALLLAVIGALVSLLGTGCASVSAVDAEPVVGALQEPPLTANTLHAELRLPLLRCQLPAIEMSAAGQRQFVQTELDCLTKAWDPALRAAGMSLAPLQLVVVDNVTTGCSKQVQSTDPAFYCGGNVYWPTDDPIHRGWGSQLGQYLMFVVMHEYGHHLQSSTGILRSADRDIDTAGEKSPLGLELSRRIELQAQCLAGVMLAAAQAGGMLTPAEAVDLIDIQSDTEEDPTHGTGVNSRRWVEAGYRGASTSSCNTWAAALDEVE
- a CDS encoding Ppx/GppA phosphatase family protein — protein: MNDRVAAVDCGTNSIRLLIAEVLGDGRLADLHREMRIVRLGQGVDATGALAPEAIERTRVALADYVALMREAGVGRVRMVATSATRDAANREDFFAMARAELGTVVAGAEAEVITGDEEARLSFAGAVGELASEAGPFVVVDLGGGSTELVVGDSNGVRAAFSADIGCVRITERCLPGNPPTAEQVAAAREFATERLDEAFAKVPVDGAHTWVGVAGTMTTIAAVALDLPEYDSARVHLTSLTLDQVREVCDRLIGMNHDERAALGPMHPGRVDVIGGGAVITEVLAYELSRRADISALIVSEHDILDGIALSIA
- a CDS encoding peptide MFS transporter, coding for MSDAAMAEQPVREPSLFGHPIGLANLFGVELWERFSFYGMLTILGYYLYYSTTEGGLGLSQSTGVGIVGAYGGLVYLSTVLGGWIADRLIGMERTVFYGGVVVVAGHIALAILPGLSGVGVGLVLVALGSGGLKANASSLLGTLYRPGDPRFDGGFTLFYLGINLGAFVGPLLTGLLQRNWGFHYGFGAAAVGMALGLTQYVVFRRNLGTAGRHVPNPLPRNAAGPILGIVAGAAIVVALALITGLVNLDNLSEVTTVVIIAASLAYFVLMLTSAKVTPVERSRVRAFIPLFIANAVFWSLFQQIFTVLAVYSDERMRWTIFGWTAPSNWIGSVEPVWIICLSPLFALMWTKLGNRAPSTPRKFALGVIGMGLAFWLFVLFSGSSGKSVPALAVLLIMGAFAVSELLLSPIGLSVTTQLAPEAFRAQMMALYFFSVGIGTSMSGTLARFYDADHEFAYFGITGAVAICAGLIVVALTPWVSRHMAGVH